The following proteins come from a genomic window of Microbacterium lemovicicum:
- a CDS encoding nitroreductase family protein yields the protein MNANSPTLDRTAVTDSPVLDVLAARWSPRAFDSVAPVDEAALASALEAARWSPSANNSQPWRFIVARRGTENHRLVVDSLVGFNREWAGDAAALVVAVAETESADGRPLAFAAYDLGQAVAHFSVQAHHDGLHVHQMGGFDRDAVRAAFDLDERFSPTVVIAVGPVGDAAQLSDALREREVAPRVRRPLAESILAA from the coding sequence ATGAACGCGAACTCCCCCACCCTCGACCGCACCGCCGTCACCGACAGCCCCGTGCTGGACGTGCTCGCCGCGCGCTGGAGCCCGCGCGCCTTCGACAGCGTCGCGCCGGTCGACGAGGCCGCCCTCGCGAGCGCGCTGGAGGCCGCACGCTGGTCGCCGTCGGCCAACAACTCCCAGCCGTGGCGCTTCATCGTCGCCCGGCGCGGCACCGAGAACCACCGCCTCGTCGTGGACTCGCTGGTCGGCTTCAACCGCGAGTGGGCCGGCGATGCCGCCGCTCTCGTCGTCGCGGTGGCCGAGACCGAGTCGGCGGACGGCCGGCCCCTCGCCTTCGCGGCCTACGACCTCGGACAGGCCGTCGCGCACTTCAGCGTGCAGGCGCACCACGACGGGCTCCACGTCCACCAGATGGGCGGCTTCGACCGCGACGCCGTCCGCGCCGCCTTCGACCTGGACGAGCGCTTCAGCCCGACCGTCGTCATCGCCGTCGGCCCGGTCGGCGACGCAGCCCAGCTCTCCGACGCGCTCCGCGAGCGCGAGGTCGCCCCTCGGGTGCGCCGCCCGCTGGCCGAGAGCATCCTCGCGGCCTGA
- a CDS encoding VOC family protein produces MFSAERAFSGFSVDDIEAAQRFYGETLGLDVRKDDMGFLVLHLPTGSDVLIYSKPNHEPASFTILNFPVDDVDAVVDDLNSRGIVTKIYDDSEGDTDEKGISRGWGPDIAWFRDPAGNVLSVLKTD; encoded by the coding sequence ATGTTCAGTGCGGAACGGGCTTTCAGCGGCTTCTCGGTCGACGACATCGAGGCGGCGCAGCGCTTCTACGGCGAGACCCTCGGACTCGACGTGCGCAAGGACGACATGGGCTTCCTCGTCCTCCACCTGCCGACCGGATCGGACGTGCTGATCTACAGCAAGCCGAACCACGAGCCGGCCTCGTTCACGATCCTGAACTTCCCCGTCGACGACGTGGACGCGGTGGTCGACGACCTCAACAGCCGCGGCATCGTCACGAAGATCTACGACGACAGCGAGGGCGACACCGACGAGAAGGGCATCTCGCGCGGCTGGGGTCCTGACATCGCGTGGTTCCGCGACCCCGCCGGCAACGTGCTCTCGGTGCTCAAGACCGACTGA